In Capsicum annuum cultivar UCD-10X-F1 chromosome 11, UCD10Xv1.1, whole genome shotgun sequence, one genomic interval encodes:
- the LOC107847498 gene encoding phytanoyl-CoA dioxygenase yields MYAENLQHKDGDNMVIQGNLSSEQLQLFNSDGYLVLESFASQEEVESMRKRMEELLDEFDFSSDASIFSTKNQQETTNDHFFESAEKISFFWEEKAFDEDGNLKQPKELSINKVGHALHDKDAVFNKFSSSDKVSGMLRSLGYQRPVVIQSMYIFKQPGIGGEVVPHQDNSFLYTEPATCTGLWLALEDATIVNGCLWAIPGSHKNGLVRRFLRDENGVHFDKPSPCYNQKDFAPLEVKAGSLVVIHGDLIHQSFENQSSKSRHAYSLHVVDTNGCKWAEDNWIRRNVDPEPLYSC; encoded by the exons ATGTACGCAGAAAATTTGCAACACAAAGACGGTGACAACATGGTTATTCAAGGAAACCTGAGTTCAGAGCAGCTTCAGTTGTTCAATTCTGATG GGTATTTGGTGTTGGAATCATTTGCAAGCCAAGAAGAGGTGGAGTCAATGAGGAAGAGAATGGAAGAGTTGCTTGATGAGTTTGATTTCTCTTCCGATGCTTCTATTTTTTCTACCAAGAACCAA CAAGAAACGACTAATGATCACTTCTTTGAAAGTGCTGAGAAGATTTCATTCTTCTGGGAAG AGAAAGCATTTGATGAAGATGGCAACTTAAAGCAGCCAAAGGAACTCTCAATAAATAAAGTTGGGCATG CTCTTCATGATAAAGATGCTGTATTTAATAAGTTCTCTAGCTCAGACAAAGTCTCAGGCATGCTGCGGTCCTTGGGTTACCAGAGGCCAGTAGTAATTCAGTCGATGTACATATTTAAG CAACCAGGTATTGGGGGTGAAGTGGTGCCGCAccaagataactcttttctgtaCACTGAACCAGCAACATGCACTGGCTTGTGGCTAGCTTTAGAGGATGCAACAATTGTAAATGGCTGTCTATGGGCTATACCAGGGTCCCACAAAA ACGGCCTTGTGAGGAGATTCCTTAGAGATGAAAATGGGGTTCATTTTGATAAGCCATCTCCATGCTATAACCAGAAAGATTTCGCTCCACTTGAAGTAAAAGCTGGATCTTTGGTAGTCATTCACGGAGATCTTATTCACCAGAG TTTTGAGAACCAGTCTTCAAAGTCACGACATGCATACAGTTTACATGTGGTGGATACTAATGGCTGCAAATGGGCAGAAGACAATTG GATAAGAAGAAATGTAGATCCAGAGCCATTGTACAGTTGTTGA